The proteins below come from a single Miscanthus floridulus cultivar M001 chromosome 1, ASM1932011v1, whole genome shotgun sequence genomic window:
- the LOC136459735 gene encoding NAC domain-containing protein 4-like: MMSPIKFKVIRPSLMKDDVVTRARHVWWCADRATMGEKEWYFFCVKDRKYPTGLRTNRATESGYWKATGKDREIFRGKALVGLKKTLVFYTGRAPRGGKTGWVMHEYRLHGKHAAAAASSSSLMPSASVRAGASKDDWVLCRVFKKSIEPPSVASSKRSSSVACIGH; the protein is encoded by the exons ATGATGAGTCCTATCAAATTTAAGGTTATTCGTCCTTCATTAATGAAGGACGACGTCGTCACACGCGCGCGCCATGTATGGTGGTGTGCAGATCGGGCGACGATGGGGGAGAAGGAGTGGTACTTCTTCTGCGTCAAGGACCGCAAGTACCCGACGGGGCTGCGGACGAACCGGGCCACCGAGTCCGGCTACTGGAAGGCGACGGGCAAGGACAGGGAGATCTTCAGGGGCAAGGCCCTCGTCGGCTTGAAGAAGACGCTCGTCTTCTACACGGGGAGGGCCCCCAGGGGTGGCAAGACCGGCTGGGTCATGCACGAGTACCGCCTCCACGGcaagcacgccgccgccgccgccagcagcagcagcctcaTGCCGTCGGCGTCGGTCAGAGCTGGCGCGTCAAAG GACGACTGGGTGCTGTGCAGGGTGTTCAAGAAGAGCATCGAGCCGCCGTCAGTGGCCAGCAGCAAGAGGTCATCATCGGTCGCTTGCATagggcactag